The Micromonospora violae DNA segment CGCGAGTTCGTCGCCGGTGACCTCCGCGAGCCACGCCGGGCGATCCTTCCGGTCGCCGCCGCGCTCGGCGGCATGGCACTGCCGGCGTTGATCTACGTGGCGTTCAACGTCGCGGCCGGTGGCGGGGCGTTGATCGGGTGGGCGATCCCGACCGCGACGGACATCGCGTTCGCCCTGGCCGTGCTCGGGGTGATCAACACAAGTCTGCCTTCAGCGATGCGGACATTTCTGCTCACCCTCGCGGTGGTCGACGATCTGCTCGCCATTGTGATCATCGCGGTCTTCTACACCAGTTCCCTGCACTTCGGGCCGCTGCTGCTCGCGGTGGTCCCGATGGCGCTGTTCGGGCTTCTGGTCCAGCGTCGGGTGCGGTCCTGGTGGCTGTTGCTGCCACTCGCCGCCGTGACGTGGGTGCTCGTGCACGCCTCCGGTGTGCATGCCACTGTCGCCGGGGTCGCGCTGGCCTTCACCGTGCCGGTGCTGCGCCGCAAGCCGGGGCCCGGCCCTGGCCTGGCCGAGCATTTCGAGCACCGGATCCGACCGTTGTCCGCCGGGGTCGCGGTCCCGGTGTTCGCGTTCTTCGCCGCTGGTGTCTCGCTCGCCGGGGCGGGTGGCCTCGGCACAACCCTGACCGACTCGGTCGCCCTGGGGGTGATAGTCGGGTTGGTGGTGGGGAAAGCCGCCGGGGTCCTCGGAGCCACCTGGCTCGTACAGAGATTCACCCGGGCCCGACTCGCCGAAGGGCTCGCCTGGTGGGACATGGTCGGGTTGGCGCTGCTGGCCGGGGTGGGATTCACCGTGTCGCTGCTGATCGGCGAGCTGGCCTTCGGCGCCGGCAGCGAACGCGACGACCACTCCAAGATCGGCGTCCTCCTCGGGTCGCTCCTCTCGGCGGTGCTGGCCGCCGTCGTCCTGCGCGCCCGTAACCGGCATTACCAGGGAGTCTGCGCCCTGGAGGAACGAGACAGCGACGCCGACGGAGTACCAGACGTCTACGAAGAGCAGCCGACGACGCCGTCCTGATCTGGGTGCTCGTGGCTACGGTGGCCAGCCGAGTAGTCGAGCGCCGAGCACCGCGGTCTGCAGCGTGAATCGTTGGGTCGGCTCGCCGGGGTGGTAGCCGGTCAGGTCGCGGATGCGGTCGAGTCGGTAGGTGATCGCACGGACGGACAGGTGCATCTGCCGGGCTGTCGCGGTGTGGTTGCCCTGGTTGTCAAAGAGCACGGTCAGGGTCTCCAGGTACGGCGCTGCGCCGCCGCGGGCCGTGGTCAGTGGCCCGAGGACCGTCGTCACCAGGTCGGTGATGGCGTCGCGGTCACGCAGAAGCACGGGGAAGACCAGCAGATCCGCGGCATTGAGTACGGGCGTGGTGAAACCGAGTCTGGCGGCATAGTCGAGGGTGTGGCGGGCCTCGTCGAGGGACGTGGCCAGGCCGTGCAGGCCCGGTTGCGTGCGGCCGACCCCGACCTGCCAGTTGCCCGTACCCAGTTCGGCGCGGAGCAGGTGCGCGAGTTCGGCCGCGATGCCGCGCAGGCCGCCGGCACTGATGCAGACCACATCACCGTCCCGGAGGGTGGTGAGGGTGTTGCCTTCGCCGAACCTGGAGGCCAGGGCGGCGTCGATGCGGTGCGTGATACCGGGAGTCAGGCCGGCCGCCCGGGCGATCACGACGGTGTGGGTGGCCGACAGACGGATGCCGTATCGGTGTGCGCGTTCGGCCAGAGCGCCTGGGTCGGCCCGGCCGGTGAGCAGGTCGTTGACGAACACGGCACGTTCGGTGTCGTGGCGATCCAGCTCGACACGGTTCTGTCGGGTGTACCCGTCGACGGCTGCGGTGAGCAGGACCCGGGTGCTGGCCAGCAATGCTTCGGCGTGGGAGTGCACGACGATGGCGGTGTCGCCCGACTCGACCCCAGTGGCGCTCCATTGGGCGGTGGTGGCGTCCAGCAGACCGGCGACGAGCGCGCCGAGCCTGAGCCCTTCGTCCGCTGCGCGAGCACCCAGGTCGACCGCTGCCTGATGCCGGACACTGGCCGGGGCGGACAGCAGATTGTGGCAGTTGGCGGTAAGCCAGGCGTCGTCGCTCATGGGCTGTTCCTTGTCGGCGTGCTGGTGGCCGCCGGTAACCGGCGGCCACCAGCCTCAGATTTACACACCGATGTCGCGGCGGTCGAACACGATGACTCCGGCGGTCGTGGTTACGACACCGAGGAGTACGAGGGTGAGCAGTTCAGCCGGATGCCAGCCGGTGTGCAGCGGGTCGGTGCCGATGAAGTAGTGAAACGGGGACAGCCAGCGCACCCAGTGCCAGCCGTCGAGCATTCCGGCGATGGCGTTGACCATGTAGGTGGCCACGGCGATGCCGCCGGTGATCGCGAGGACCGTCGTACGCTTGCCGGTCACGGCGCCGGTGAGGAAGGCGATACCGGCGAAGCACCACACCAGGGCTACCAGGCCGGCGGATGCGGCAGCGACGTTGGACAGGGGGATGTCCATGCCGATCCAGGGCACAATGATCATCAGCAGGATTCCCGGGATGGCGGCGACCACGGTGAGCGCGCTGCCGGCGGCGGCCACCCGTTGCCAGGCGAAAGCCCTTCGCGAGACCGGATTGGCCAGCATCAGCTCCAGGACGCCGTCTTCCTCGGGACGAGCGATCGTGCGGGCACTCAGTGTGATGGCACACATCAGGACCAGGAGTGGGCCGAGCAGGCTGAAGATGGTCGCCTGCAGATAGCCGGCGGGTGACAGCATGTCGGCGATGCCGAGGAAGTCCAGCATGCCCTGGGGCATGGCGTCCTGCTTCAGCTCCGCGGCTCCC contains these protein-coding regions:
- a CDS encoding ABC transporter permease subunit, whose translation is MHPALVLKTWRDDRLTVVAWAAGVTAFTAIYTSFYNQFQGAAELKQDAMPQGMLDFLGIADMLSPAGYLQATIFSLLGPLLVLMCAITLSARTIARPEEDGVLELMLANPVSRRAFAWQRVAAAGSALTVVAAIPGILLMIIVPWIGMDIPLSNVAAASAGLVALVWCFAGIAFLTGAVTGKRTTVLAITGGIAVATYMVNAIAGMLDGWHWVRWLSPFHYFIGTDPLHTGWHPAELLTLVLLGVVTTTAGVIVFDRRDIGV
- a CDS encoding PucR family transcriptional regulator; the encoded protein is MSDDAWLTANCHNLLSAPASVRHQAAVDLGARAADEGLRLGALVAGLLDATTAQWSATGVESGDTAIVVHSHAEALLASTRVLLTAAVDGYTRQNRVELDRHDTERAVFVNDLLTGRADPGALAERAHRYGIRLSATHTVVIARAAGLTPGITHRIDAALASRFGEGNTLTTLRDGDVVCISAGGLRGIAAELAHLLRAELGTGNWQVGVGRTQPGLHGLATSLDEARHTLDYAARLGFTTPVLNAADLLVFPVLLRDRDAITDLVTTVLGPLTTARGGAAPYLETLTVLFDNQGNHTATARQMHLSVRAITYRLDRIRDLTGYHPGEPTQRFTLQTAVLGARLLGWPP
- the nhaA gene encoding Na+/H+ antiporter NhaA, whose product is MSRPPANRTPLLLSRRSWPEVRRIGDILRTETVGGVLLLIAAVLALAWANSPWSDAYRSLADAVVGPKALHLDLSLAQWAADGLLAIFFFVAGLELKREFVAGDLREPRRAILPVAAALGGMALPALIYVAFNVAAGGGALIGWAIPTATDIAFALAVLGVINTSLPSAMRTFLLTLAVVDDLLAIVIIAVFYTSSLHFGPLLLAVVPMALFGLLVQRRVRSWWLLLPLAAVTWVLVHASGVHATVAGVALAFTVPVLRRKPGPGPGLAEHFEHRIRPLSAGVAVPVFAFFAAGVSLAGAGGLGTTLTDSVALGVIVGLVVGKAAGVLGATWLVQRFTRARLAEGLAWWDMVGLALLAGVGFTVSLLIGELAFGAGSERDDHSKIGVLLGSLLSAVLAAVVLRARNRHYQGVCALEERDSDADGVPDVYEEQPTTPS